DNA from Salinispora arenicola:
GTCCTCGACACCCTCAACGACACCGCACTGAGCCGTCTGCTCGCCGTCCACATCGGAGAACGGCTACCGACAGTGCCGCGGGGGATCCACGACCCACGGTTGTTCGTGGATGCTCGCGCACTGGTCGCCGAGTGTGCCCGGTACGGCGTTGCGCTACGGCTGCGGGGCGTTCGACCGCAACTGACGGGGGTGCTCGGCTGGCTGACCCGGCGGGTACGGGGTGTCGCCGGGCCGCCTCCACGAATGGTGCCGACCTGGTCAACTGCGGTGCTCTACCAGGGCTGGGGGCGGCGCGACGGTGAGCGGATGCTGACGGATGTGCCCGAGGAGGAAACGGTCGCATGATGCAGGCTGTGCAGGTGGCTCGCCGGTTGGCGCCACGATTCGCCGCTCGGGCGGCCGGCCACGACCGGGACGGCACCTTCCCGGCCGACGACTTCCGAGACCTGCGGGAGGCTGGCCTGTTCGGCCTGATGGTGCCCCGGGACCTGGGTGGCCTGGGGGCCGGTTTCGGCGAGTACGCGGCCGTCGCCACCGAACTGGCCCGGGGCAACGGCGCGACCGCGCTGGTGTTCAACATGCACGCCTCGGTCACTGGCGCGTTGGGCGCGGTGACCGAGGAACTCGCCGAGGCGCTCGGTGTGCCGGACGAGGCGCTGGCGGCGCGGGACCGGTTGCTGCGCGCGGCGGCGGATGGTTCCTGGTACGCGGTGGCGATGAGTGAACGTGGGGCGGGGGCCCGGCTCTCACGGCTCAGCACGGTGTACGAGCCGGTCGACGGCGGCTGGCGGATCAAGGGCAGCAAGACGTTCTGTTCCGGGGCCGGTCACGCCGACGGCTATCTGGTGGCCGCCCGCAGCGCGGCTGACCCTTCGGTGGTGTCCCAGTTTCTCGTGCCGGCCGGTGACGGGCTGACCGTCGAGGAGACCTGGGACTCGCTGGGCATGCGGTCCACCTCCTCGCATGACCTGCACCTGGACGTCACCGTGCCAGCTGACCGGCTACTCGGCGGGGTCGAGGGGCTGGCGCTGGTCATAGCCCAGTTGATGCCGCACTG
Protein-coding regions in this window:
- a CDS encoding acyl-CoA dehydrogenase family protein, whose product is MMQAVQVARRLAPRFAARAAGHDRDGTFPADDFRDLREAGLFGLMVPRDLGGLGAGFGEYAAVATELARGNGATALVFNMHASVTGALGAVTEELAEALGVPDEALAARDRLLRAAADGSWYAVAMSERGAGARLSRLSTVYEPVDGGWRIKGSKTFCSGAGHADGYLVAARSAADPSVVSQFLVPAGDGLTVEETWDSLGMRSTSSHDLHLDVTVPADRLLGGVEGLALVIAQLMPHWLVASYAAVYVGVGRAAIDAAVEHLNARDLGGLPAVRARLGRADAAVAAADLVVAEAARRVDEAPGDAETNRWVWRAKLLAGTTAAEVAASVLEAAGTGATRRGHPLERLYRDARCGSLHPATSDVCADWLGVAALGGDPDRDSSVPRW